One segment of Panicum virgatum strain AP13 chromosome 1K, P.virgatum_v5, whole genome shotgun sequence DNA contains the following:
- the LOC120699517 gene encoding GTPase activating protein 1-like, which translates to MLDHLVGLVRVRVLRGVNLAIRDLRSSDPYVVVRIGKQRLRTKVVKKNTNPEWNEELTLSIEDPAHPVRLEVFDKDTFVDDSMGTAELDIRPLVEVVKMKLQDVADGTVVKKLVPNRQNCLAEESSIYISEGKVKQDLVIRLKNVECGEIELQLQWVDLPGSKGV; encoded by the exons ATGCTGGACCATCTCGTCGGGCTTGTGAGGGTGCGCGTGCTCAGGGGGGTGAACCTCGCCATCCGCGACCTCCGATCTAGCGACCCCTACGTCGTCGTCCGCATCGGCAAGCAG AGGCTGAGGACGAAGGTGGTCAAGAAGAACACCAACCCGGAATGGAACGAGGAACTCACCCTCTCGATTGAAGACCCTGCACATCCTGTCAGACTG GAAGTGTTTGACAAGGACACATTCGTCGATGATTCGATGGGTACCGCAGAGCTGGACATCCGCCCGTTGGTTGAGGTCGTGAAGATGAAGCTCCAGGATGTTGCCGATGGAACTGTGGTAAAGAAACTGGTGCCCAACAGACAGAACTGCCTGGCCGAGGAGAGCTCCATTTACATCTCCGAGGGGAAGGTGAAGCAGGACCTGGTTATCAGGCTGAAGAACGTGGAGTGCGGGGAGATAGAGCTCCAGCTTCAGTGGGTCGACCTCCCTGGTTCCAAGGGTGTATGA
- the LOC120699524 gene encoding probable 4-hydroxy-tetrahydrodipicolinate reductase 1, chloroplastic has translation MLSATIAAHPAAAITLRQRHSLRHRQPLRVPIGAAAPRRRMATARPLVVKAVASQGVPAVPPKLSFPILVNSCTGKMGKAVAEAAVSAGLQLVPVSFSAMEVPGGRLEICDREIQIHDPSESEKVLPSIIEEYPDLIVVDYTVPDAVNANAELYCKLGLPFVMGTTGGNRQLLHKTVQDANVYAVISPQMGKQVVAFLAAMEIMAEQFPGAFSGYKLEVMESHQATKLDVSGTAKAVISCFQKLGVSFDMDEVKLVRDPEEQVKVVGVPEEHLAGHAFHMYHLTSPDGTVSFEYQHNVCGRSIYAEGTVDAAMFLYTKIKSGASKKLYDMIDVLREGNMR, from the exons ATGCTCTCTGCCACCATCGCCgcgcaccccgccgccgccataacCCTGCGGCAACGGCACTCGCTCCGCCATCGCCAGCCACTCCGCGTTCCcatcggcgcggcggcgccgaggcggcggaTGGCAACGGCGAGGCCCTTAGTGGTCAAGGCCGTCGCTAGCCAGGGCGTCCCCGCGGTGCCCCCGAAGCTCTCCTTCCCGATACTG GTGAATAGTTGTACTGGAAAAATGGGGAAGGCTGTGGCAGAAGCAGCTGTATCAGCCGGTCTTCAGTTAGTTCCTGTATCATTCAGTGCCATGGAGGTCCCTGGTGGAAGGCTTGAAATCTGCGACAGAGAAATTCAAATTCATGACCCTTCTGAAAGTGAAAAAGTTCTCCCTTCCATTATTGAAGAGTACCCAGATCTCATAGTTGTCGATTACACCGTGCCTGATGCTGTCAATG CCAATGCTGAACTCTATTGCAAATTGGGTTTGCCATTTGTGATGGGCACGACAGGTGGAAATAGGCAACTGCTGCACAAAACGGTGCAGGATGCAAATGTTTATGCTGTGATATCCCCACAGATGGGAAAACAG GTCGTTGCTTTTCTTGCTGCCATGGAAATCATGGCAGAGCAATTCCCTGGTGCATTTTCAGGTTACAAACTGGAG GTCATGGAGTCTCATCAAGCAACAAAGTTGGACGTTTCTGGAACTGCAAAAGCTGTTATCTCTTGCTTTCAGAAATTGGGTGTCTCATTTGACATGGATGAG GTAAAACTAGTAAGGGATCCTGAGGAGCAGGTTAAAGTGGTTGGTGTCCCAGAAGAGCATCTTGCAGGTCATGCGTTCCACATGTACCATCTCACTTCACCTGATGGGAC AGTTTCGTTTGAGTATCAGCACAATGTATGTGGCCGTTCAATATACGCAGAAGGAACTGTTGATGCTGCTATGTTTCTTTACACAAAG ATAAAATCTGGAGCCAGCAAGAAACTGTATGACATGATTGATGTCTTGAGAGAGGGCAACATGAGATGA
- the LOC120651776 gene encoding monocopper oxidase-like protein SKS1, with amino-acid sequence MRRNSWNDGVAGTNCAIPPGENWTYVFQAKDEVGSFFYRPSLGLHAAAGGHGPIRVNSRPVIAVPFAQPDGEFDVLIGDWYNMDVKEMRGYLDRGRDLPSPDGILINGLGPYAADFTFKPGRTYRLRVSNVGTRTSLSFRIQGHKLLLVEAEGTYTLQKHYASLDVHPGQSLSVLVAADQTPRPSYYMVVSSLFVEPKLFGVANVLYAGSGGPQPPGAAPLEDLSSHNGYNRSMEQARTVRMNLTCGAARPNQQGSFRYGLITVSRTLLLRNGEAEIGGRRRCTVNSVSFAGAATPLKLADHFDVAGVFTVVPGRPEKRRPSLGTAVIDARYRDFVQIVFENRLPSLQTWHLDGYSFFVAGMGWGKWSPDARSTYNLVDAIYRSTVQVYPSAWTAVLVSLDNEGMWNLRSQSLDRRYLGQEIYMRVSQGSSEVPDPRDELPMPPNALLCGKAKSWKIRRA; translated from the exons ATGAGGCGGAATTCGTGGAACGACGGCGTGGCGGGGACCAACTGCGCGATCCCGCCGGGGGAGAACTGGACGTACGTCTTCCAGGCCAAGGACGAGGTCGGCAGCTTCTTCTACCGCCCCTCGCTGGGGCTGCACGCCGCTGCCGGGGGCCACGGCCCCATCCGCGTCAACAGCCGGCCGGTCATCGCCGTGCCGTTCGCCCAGCCCGACGGCGAGTTCGACGTGCTCATAGGGGATTGGTACAACATGGACGTCAAG GAGATGAGAGGATACCTGGACAGAGGCCGTGATCTGCCGTCGCCAGATGGAATTCTCATCAATGGCTTGGGCCCTTATGCAGCCGATTTCACGTTTAAGCCAG GGCGCACGTACCGTCTGCGCGTGTCGAACGTGGGCACGAGGACGTCGCTGAGCTTCCGGATCCAGGGCCACAAGCTGCTgctggtggaggcggagggCACCTACACGCTGCAGAAGCACTACGCCTCGCTGGACGTGCACCCCGGCCAGTCGCTCTCGGTGCTCGTCGCCGCCGATCAGACGCCCAGGCCTTCCTACTACATGGTCGTCAGCTCGCTCTTCGTCGAGCCCAAGCTGTTCGGCGTCGCCAACGTCCTCTACGCGGGCTCCGGCGGCCCGCagccgcccggcgccgcgcctCTGGAGGACCTGTCGTCGCACAACGGCTACAACCGGTCCATGGAGCAGGCGCGCACCGTGAGGATGAACCTGacctgcggcgcggcgcggcccaaCCAGCAGGGCTCGTTCCGCTATGGGCTCATCACCGTGTCCCGCACGCTCCTGCTCCGGAACGGCGAGGCCGAgatcggcggccggcggaggtgcACGGTGAACAGCGTCTCCTTTGccggcgcggccacgccgctgAAGCTCGCCGACCACTTCGACGTGGCCGGCGTCTTCACGGTCGTCCCCGGCAGGCCCGAGAAGAGGCGGCCCTCGCTCGGCACGGCCGTCATCGACGCTCGGTACAGGGACTTCGTGCAGATCGTGTTCGAGAACAGGTTGCCGTCGCTGCAGACGTGGCACCTCGACGGCTACAGCTTCTTCGTCGCCGG GATGGGTTGGGGCAAGTGGAGCCCGGACGCAAGATCAACGTACAATCTGGTCGATGCCATTTACCGTTCTACTGTCCAG GTGTACCCGTCAGCATGGACGGCCGTGTTGGTGTCTCTGGACAACGAGGGGATGTGGAACCTGAGGTCGCAGAGCCTGGACAGGAGGTACTTGGGCCAGGAGATTTACATGAGAGTGAGCCAGGGCAGCTCAGAAGTCCCTGACCCTAGGGATGAACTGCCAATGCCTCCAAATGCTCTCTTATGTGGAAAAGCAAAGTCTTGGAAGATACGGCGAGCATGA
- the LOC120653852 gene encoding L-ascorbate oxidase homolog: MDAKRLAVVVLATALVVLGSSKHYTADAENRHVFLDWEVSYAVRSPLGVARRVITIDGRLPGPLLNLTTNDVAHINVVNTLDEPFLLTWCFLSPRPAMQVYVD, translated from the coding sequence ATGGACGCCAAacgcctcgccgtcgtcgtcctcgccaccGCTCTCGTGGTGCTAGGCAGCAGCAAGCACTACACGGCCGACGCCGAGAACCGGCACGTGTTCCTGGACTGGGAGGTGTCCTACGCCGTGCGGTCGCCGCTGGGCGTGGCCAGGAGGGTGATCACCATCGACGGCCGGCTCCCCGGGCCGCTGCTGAACCTCACAACCAACGATGTTGCCCACATCAACGTCGTCAACACCCTCGACGAGCCGTTCCTCCTTACATGGTGCTTTTTGTCACCCAGACCTGCAATGCAAGTTTATGTTGATTAA